One part of the Marinobacterium rhizophilum genome encodes these proteins:
- the trxA gene encoding thioredoxin has protein sequence MNDQVLGVGDADFAQQVLASELPVVVDFWAPWCKPCQDVAPVIASMAETYAGKVRFVKLNVDENPEITSQMGIRGLPTLMLLRDGEVVNTKVGALPAAQITAWLDSRLNG, from the coding sequence ATGAACGATCAGGTATTGGGTGTGGGCGATGCGGATTTCGCGCAACAGGTGTTGGCCAGTGAACTGCCGGTGGTTGTCGATTTCTGGGCACCCTGGTGCAAGCCCTGCCAGGACGTGGCGCCGGTCATTGCCAGCATGGCTGAGACATACGCCGGCAAGGTACGCTTTGTGAAGCTGAATGTTGATGAGAATCCCGAGATCACCTCGCAGATGGGCATCCGGGGTTTGCCGACGCTGATGTTGCTGCGTGACGGCGAAGTTGTGAATACCAAGGTGGGTGCACTGCCCGCAGCGCAGATTACCGCCTGGCTCGACAGCCGGCTGAACGGCTGA
- a CDS encoding TetR/AcrR family transcriptional regulator — MRKQTDTREKLLCTAMSLIWQSNYTSVGVNEICKQAGVTKGSFYHYFDTKADLYYAAVQHAWENTKQELELVFNSGLAPLEQLESLVGMILNHAQVKEGDCSAASNQKVVGCPVFTSGGQCGCDEEKISQVAQEMTEHKIAYDVRLIQNLKDAGLLNGDPDPLQLGRLMYQYVQGLLIYGRIYNDIERIKADLRDGIYRLVDLKQEYRGVAMSARAEVA; from the coding sequence ATGCGCAAGCAAACGGATACCCGCGAAAAGCTGCTTTGTACTGCGATGAGCCTGATTTGGCAAAGCAATTACACCAGTGTGGGTGTGAACGAAATCTGCAAGCAGGCCGGGGTAACCAAGGGCAGCTTCTATCATTACTTCGATACCAAGGCCGACCTGTACTACGCTGCGGTGCAGCACGCCTGGGAGAACACGAAGCAGGAGCTCGAGCTGGTTTTCAACTCCGGTCTTGCCCCGCTTGAGCAGCTCGAATCCCTGGTGGGCATGATTCTCAATCATGCCCAGGTGAAAGAGGGCGACTGCAGTGCGGCGTCGAATCAGAAGGTCGTGGGCTGTCCGGTGTTTACCTCGGGTGGCCAGTGTGGCTGCGATGAAGAAAAGATCAGCCAGGTCGCGCAGGAAATGACGGAGCACAAGATCGCCTACGATGTCCGCCTTATCCAGAACCTCAAGGATGCGGGCTTGCTGAATGGCGACCCGGACCCCCTGCAGCTGGGTCGGTTGATGTATCAGTACGTCCAGGGGTTGCTGATCTATGGCCGTATCTACAACGACATCGAGCGGATCAAGGCGGATCTGCGCGATGGTATTTATCGCCTGGTCGACCTCAAGCAGGAGTACCGTGGGGTGGCCATGTCTGCACGGGCTGAAGTCGCCTAA
- a CDS encoding efflux RND transporter permease subunit, with the protein MNLSKFFIDRPVFAGVLSVLIFLAGLLAVFQLPVSEYPEVTPPSIVVSASFPGANPKVIAETVATPLEEQINGVENMLYLYSQSTTDGRMTLTVTFEIGTDPDLAQQLVQNRVSQALPRLPEVTRQLGVTTIKSNPDLTMVVHLTSPNDRYDMLYLRNYAVLNVKDELARIRGVGQVRLFGSGDYAMRIWLNPDKIAERNLTATDVINAVREQNVQVAAGMIGGAPYADVTQLQLPVNAQGRLESPEAFNNIIIRTSKQGQVTRLSDVASVELGASEYALRSLLNNKEAVAVPIFAAPGANALNISRDVRATMAELKKTFPEGVDFDVVYDPTVFVKGSINAVIKTLLEAVALVVLVVVVFLQSWRASVIPLLAVPVSIVGTFALMYLFGFSINVLTLFGLILAIGIVVDDAIIVVENVERNISDGLSPREATIKAMREVTGPIVATTLVLLAVFVPIAMISGLTGQFYRQFALTIAISTVISAINSLTLSPALARLLLKPEGESKDWLSRLMERVFGRFFGLFNRFFRRASEGYANGVGGVVRRKGLGMMAYALLLVATYGIFQAVPAGFVPTQDKQYLVSFAQLPDGATLDRTESVIREMSDLALKTPGVASAVAFPGLSINGFINSPSAGIVFVTLEDFDQRTDPSLSAFGISQQLQQQYNAIEEGFVAIFPPPPVPGLGTIGGFKLQIEDRTDQGYEALQKVLEDVQAKARSAPELAGVFSSYKINVPQLYADLDRTRAKQLGLNISEVFDSMQTYLGSIYINDFNQFGRTYQVIAQADKEFRDSPEDILRLKVRNSEGEMVPLGSIVRLSETFGPEAAQRYNAFRAADLNGSAAPGYSSGQAQDAMTRILEETLPAGMKYEWTELTYQQMLAGDTTTLVIPLVILLVFLVLAAQYESLLLPLSIVLIIPMSMLSALVGVWLSGGDNNIFTQISLFVLMGLATKNAILIVEFARELEHQGRSVIAAAVEASRLRLRPILMTSFAFIMGVLPMAVSTGAGAEMRNAMGIAVFAGMLGVTLFGLVLTPVFYVLLRSIRVRRAASIPQQQAS; encoded by the coding sequence ATGAATTTGTCGAAATTCTTTATCGACCGGCCGGTCTTCGCCGGCGTGCTGTCGGTGCTGATTTTTCTTGCCGGTCTGCTGGCGGTCTTTCAGCTGCCGGTGTCCGAATACCCGGAGGTCACCCCTCCGTCGATCGTCGTAAGCGCCAGTTTTCCGGGTGCCAATCCCAAGGTGATCGCGGAAACCGTGGCGACGCCGCTGGAAGAGCAGATCAATGGTGTGGAGAACATGCTGTACCTGTACTCCCAGTCCACCACGGATGGCCGCATGACCCTGACGGTCACCTTCGAGATCGGCACGGACCCGGACCTGGCCCAGCAGCTGGTACAGAACCGGGTGTCCCAGGCATTGCCGCGCCTGCCCGAGGTGACGCGACAGCTCGGCGTGACAACGATCAAGAGCAACCCGGATCTCACCATGGTGGTGCATCTGACGTCGCCCAATGACCGCTACGACATGCTCTATCTGCGCAACTACGCGGTGCTGAACGTCAAGGATGAGCTGGCGCGCATTCGCGGTGTCGGCCAGGTGCGCCTGTTTGGTTCGGGTGACTACGCCATGCGGATCTGGCTCAACCCTGACAAGATTGCCGAGCGTAACCTGACCGCGACCGATGTCATTAATGCCGTGCGCGAGCAGAACGTGCAGGTGGCCGCCGGCATGATCGGTGGAGCACCCTACGCGGATGTGACCCAGCTGCAGTTGCCCGTTAATGCGCAGGGGCGACTGGAAAGCCCGGAGGCATTCAATAACATCATTATTCGTACCAGCAAGCAGGGTCAGGTTACGCGCCTGAGCGATGTGGCCTCGGTCGAGCTTGGCGCCTCCGAGTACGCCCTGCGCTCCCTGCTGAACAACAAGGAAGCGGTGGCAGTGCCGATCTTTGCCGCCCCCGGTGCCAATGCGCTGAATATCTCCCGCGACGTGCGGGCGACGATGGCCGAACTGAAGAAAACCTTCCCCGAGGGCGTCGATTTCGATGTGGTGTACGACCCGACGGTGTTCGTGAAGGGCTCGATCAATGCGGTTATCAAGACCCTGCTCGAAGCGGTGGCACTGGTGGTGCTGGTGGTCGTGGTGTTCCTGCAGTCCTGGCGCGCATCGGTGATTCCGCTGCTGGCGGTGCCGGTATCCATAGTCGGTACCTTTGCGCTGATGTACCTGTTCGGTTTTTCGATTAACGTCCTGACCCTGTTCGGCCTCATTCTGGCCATCGGTATCGTGGTGGATGATGCCATCATCGTGGTCGAAAACGTGGAACGTAATATTTCCGATGGCCTCTCGCCGCGCGAGGCAACCATCAAGGCCATGCGCGAAGTTACCGGCCCCATCGTGGCGACCACCCTGGTGCTGCTGGCCGTGTTCGTGCCCATTGCAATGATCAGCGGGCTCACCGGGCAGTTCTATCGCCAGTTCGCCCTGACCATTGCGATCTCGACGGTAATCTCGGCCATCAATTCCCTGACCCTGAGTCCCGCGCTGGCGCGCCTGCTGCTCAAGCCCGAAGGTGAATCAAAAGACTGGTTAAGCCGCCTGATGGAGCGCGTGTTCGGGCGTTTCTTTGGCCTGTTCAACCGCTTCTTCCGCCGTGCATCCGAGGGTTATGCCAATGGCGTTGGCGGTGTGGTGCGGCGCAAGGGGCTGGGCATGATGGCCTATGCGTTGCTGCTGGTTGCAACCTACGGAATCTTCCAGGCGGTACCAGCAGGTTTTGTACCGACCCAGGACAAGCAATACCTTGTGAGCTTTGCACAGTTGCCGGACGGTGCCACCCTGGATCGTACCGAGTCCGTCATTCGGGAAATGAGTGACCTGGCTCTCAAGACCCCCGGCGTTGCCAGTGCGGTTGCCTTCCCGGGTCTGTCGATCAATGGCTTCATCAACAGCCCCAGTGCCGGCATCGTGTTCGTAACACTGGAAGATTTCGACCAGCGCACGGACCCATCACTTTCTGCTTTTGGCATCAGCCAGCAACTGCAGCAGCAGTACAACGCGATCGAAGAGGGCTTTGTTGCCATATTCCCGCCGCCGCCGGTACCAGGGCTTGGGACGATTGGAGGTTTCAAGCTGCAGATAGAGGACCGTACCGACCAGGGTTACGAGGCGCTGCAGAAGGTGCTGGAGGACGTGCAGGCCAAGGCGCGCTCGGCACCGGAGCTGGCGGGCGTTTTTTCCAGCTACAAGATCAATGTGCCGCAGCTCTACGCCGACCTGGATCGCACCCGGGCCAAGCAGTTGGGACTGAATATCAGCGAAGTCTTCGACAGCATGCAGACCTACCTTGGGTCTATTTATATCAATGATTTCAATCAGTTCGGGCGTACATACCAGGTTATTGCGCAGGCCGACAAGGAGTTCCGGGACTCGCCAGAGGATATTCTTCGCCTCAAAGTGCGCAACAGTGAGGGTGAAATGGTGCCCCTGGGTTCGATTGTGCGCCTCAGTGAAACCTTCGGGCCTGAAGCCGCTCAGCGCTACAACGCCTTTCGGGCCGCAGACCTGAACGGCAGTGCGGCACCCGGGTATTCGTCCGGGCAGGCGCAGGATGCGATGACGCGTATCCTCGAGGAAACGCTGCCTGCGGGCATGAAGTACGAGTGGACGGAGTTGACCTATCAGCAGATGCTCGCCGGCGACACCACCACCCTGGTGATTCCGCTGGTCATCCTGCTGGTGTTCCTGGTACTGGCGGCGCAGTACGAAAGCCTGCTGCTGCCGCTGTCCATCGTGCTGATCATCCCCATGAGCATGCTGTCGGCGCTGGTGGGTGTCTGGCTCAGTGGGGGAGACAATAACATCTTTACCCAGATCAGCCTGTTCGTGCTGATGGGGCTGGCAACCAAAAATGCCATTTTGATTGTTGAGTTTGCCCGCGAGCTTGAGCACCAGGGGCGCAGTGTCATTGCCGCTGCCGTTGAGGCCAGCCGCCTGCGCCTGAGGCCGATATTGATGACGTCCTTTGCCTTTATCATGGGTGTTTTGCCCATGGCGGTGTCGACGGGGGCCGGAGCCGAGATGCGCAATGCCATGGGTATCGCGGTGTTCGCCGGGATGCTGGGGGTTACCCTCTTTGGCCTGGTTCTGACGCCGGTGTTCTATGTGCTGCTGCGCAGTATCAGGGTGCGCCGTGCGGCCAGTATCCCGCAGCAGCAGGCCAGCTAA
- a CDS encoding aminotransferase class V-fold PLP-dependent enzyme, with amino-acid sequence MPGLLPDVDPEGLLEYSVVYTDRSLNHMSRAFQGVMKDISDTLKDVYNAHSAIIVPGSGTFGMEAVARQFAGGQKCLVIRNGWFSYRWTQIFEMGNIPCESLVFKARPTQKAPQSPFAPAPIDEVVAAIHDQKPALVFSPHVETSSGMLLPDDYIRALSDAVHEVGGLLVIDCIASGTLWLDMQATGADVLVSAPQKGWSGSPCCAMVMLSQKAREHIDTTTSSSFACDLRKWLQIMEAYEGGAHAYHATMPTDALTRLRDVMLETREYGFADVREEQIELGLRVRALLERKGFASVAAAGFQAPGVVVSYTRDSALQNGSKFLAAGLQIAAGVPLMCDEPEDFQTFRLGLFGLDKLHNPERTVAALEQALDKVL; translated from the coding sequence ATGCCCGGTCTTTTACCCGATGTTGATCCAGAGGGATTGCTTGAGTACTCGGTGGTCTACACGGACCGCTCACTGAACCACATGTCCCGCGCCTTCCAGGGCGTCATGAAAGATATCTCCGACACCCTCAAAGACGTCTACAACGCGCATTCAGCGATCATCGTGCCTGGCAGCGGCACCTTTGGCATGGAGGCGGTTGCACGCCAGTTCGCCGGCGGGCAGAAATGCCTGGTGATCCGCAACGGCTGGTTCAGCTACCGCTGGACCCAGATATTCGAAATGGGGAATATCCCGTGCGAGTCGCTGGTTTTCAAGGCTAGGCCCACCCAGAAAGCCCCGCAATCACCCTTCGCACCGGCCCCCATTGATGAGGTTGTGGCCGCCATCCACGACCAGAAACCGGCGCTGGTGTTTTCCCCCCATGTCGAGACATCCTCCGGCATGTTGCTGCCAGATGACTATATTCGCGCCCTGTCCGATGCCGTGCACGAGGTCGGCGGCCTGCTGGTGATCGACTGCATCGCCTCCGGCACCCTGTGGCTCGACATGCAGGCGACCGGAGCGGACGTGCTGGTCAGCGCGCCCCAGAAAGGCTGGAGCGGCTCTCCCTGCTGCGCCATGGTGATGCTCAGCCAAAAGGCCCGGGAACATATAGACACCACCACCAGCAGCAGCTTCGCCTGTGATCTGCGCAAATGGCTGCAGATCATGGAAGCCTACGAAGGCGGCGCCCATGCCTACCACGCCACCATGCCGACGGACGCCCTCACCCGCCTGCGTGATGTCATGCTGGAAACCCGCGAGTACGGTTTTGCGGACGTACGGGAAGAACAGATCGAACTGGGCCTGCGCGTGCGGGCGCTGCTGGAGCGCAAGGGCTTTGCCAGTGTTGCAGCAGCCGGCTTTCAGGCGCCGGGCGTGGTGGTCAGCTATACCCGCGACAGCGCTCTGCAGAACGGCAGCAAGTTCCTGGCAGCAGGCCTGCAGATTGCCGCTGGCGTACCGCTGATGTGCGACGAGCCTGAAGACTTCCAGACCTTCCGCCTTGGCCTTTTCGGACTGGACAAGCTGCATAACCCGGAGCGCACCGTTGCCGCCCTCGAACAGGCACTGGACAAGGTTCTTTAG
- a CDS encoding aminoacyl-tRNA deacylase → MPIATTLNEQLQRYAIAFEYHSHSHSPSSARIAEAAQVPGHLLAKSVVLKRQDDSYLMMVLPADHRVQLGQLHRLLGETVGLATEAEVRAIFTDCDPGALVPTGSAYGLKTLIDRHLLAESEVYIESGDHQNLLRLPGAEFRRLMAGAEQVDASRHL, encoded by the coding sequence ATGCCAATCGCCACGACCCTTAACGAACAGCTGCAGCGTTACGCCATCGCGTTCGAATACCATAGCCATAGCCACAGCCCCTCCAGTGCCCGCATAGCAGAAGCCGCCCAGGTGCCGGGCCATTTGCTGGCCAAGTCTGTGGTGCTCAAGCGGCAGGACGACAGCTATCTCATGATGGTGCTGCCCGCCGATCACCGGGTACAGCTTGGACAATTGCATCGGCTGCTCGGCGAAACGGTCGGGCTTGCGACCGAAGCCGAAGTGCGCGCCATTTTCACGGATTGCGACCCCGGCGCCCTGGTGCCCACCGGGAGCGCCTACGGCCTCAAGACCCTGATCGATCGCCACCTGCTGGCCGAATCGGAGGTTTATATCGAGTCCGGTGATCACCAGAATTTGCTGCGCCTGCCAGGCGCCGAATTTCGACGCCTGATGGCCGGCGCAGAACAGGTCGACGCCAGCAGGCATTTATAG
- a CDS encoding efflux RND transporter periplasmic adaptor subunit, with protein sequence MGNGKGKGRGRIALVMTTATMLVIGAAGFEYVQQSHAAGAEAQAQPVAPEVQVATLQPETVNIWSEFSGRLEAVEEVQIRPRVSGTLDQVLFREGSLVKAGEPLYVIDPRPYAAEVASAKAALASARSRVEFARVELDRVKGLEYRKVISKSQFDSVNNDYRVAQADVNAAEAALDIARLNLEYAHIKAPTSGRISRSEVTRGNLVEGGANGPVLATIVSSDRLYAEFDVDEQTYLNLVRSRSDQPLAVTLSLTGDEAVYRGEMHAFDNRLSTQSGTIRARALFDNPDGALIPGMFASVRIAAPAQTQALLVEQRSLGTNQNQKYVYVVDENNVVAYRPVTLGAAVGERRLVMQGLNAGDRVMVNSLLRVMPGMAVTPVDIHANAQADSSVAYQY encoded by the coding sequence ATGGGTAACGGCAAGGGTAAAGGCAGGGGGCGTATTGCCCTCGTAATGACAACGGCCACCATGCTGGTCATCGGGGCCGCGGGCTTTGAGTACGTACAGCAATCCCATGCCGCCGGCGCCGAAGCACAGGCACAGCCGGTGGCGCCTGAGGTGCAAGTGGCCACCTTGCAACCTGAAACGGTGAATATCTGGAGTGAGTTTTCCGGCCGCCTTGAAGCGGTGGAAGAGGTCCAGATAAGGCCCAGGGTCAGCGGCACGCTCGATCAGGTTCTGTTTCGCGAAGGCAGCCTTGTGAAGGCGGGTGAACCCCTGTACGTGATTGATCCGCGCCCCTATGCGGCAGAGGTGGCCAGTGCCAAGGCGGCACTGGCTTCGGCCCGTTCGCGAGTCGAGTTTGCCCGGGTCGAGCTGGATCGGGTCAAGGGCCTGGAGTACCGCAAGGTGATTTCGAAAAGTCAGTTCGATTCGGTGAACAATGACTATCGCGTCGCCCAGGCGGATGTGAACGCCGCCGAAGCCGCGCTGGACATCGCCAGGCTCAATCTGGAATACGCCCATATCAAGGCGCCGACAAGCGGGCGTATCAGTCGCAGCGAAGTCACCCGCGGCAATCTGGTTGAAGGGGGCGCCAATGGCCCGGTACTTGCGACCATCGTGTCCAGTGACCGGCTCTACGCGGAATTCGATGTGGATGAGCAAACCTACCTGAATCTGGTGCGCAGTCGCAGTGATCAGCCACTGGCGGTGACGCTTAGCCTGACGGGTGATGAGGCGGTCTACCGGGGCGAGATGCATGCGTTCGATAACCGCCTGTCGACCCAGAGCGGTACCATCCGCGCCCGGGCGCTGTTCGATAACCCGGACGGTGCCCTGATTCCAGGCATGTTCGCCAGCGTGCGTATTGCCGCACCGGCGCAGACGCAGGCGCTGCTGGTGGAACAGCGTTCGCTGGGGACCAATCAGAATCAGAAGTATGTCTACGTCGTTGATGAAAACAACGTTGTGGCTTACCGGCCGGTAACGCTCGGTGCTGCGGTGGGCGAGCGGCGCCTGGTGATGCAGGGGCTCAACGCGGGTGATCGCGTCATGGTCAACAGCCTGTTGCGGGTGATGCCGGGTATGGCTGTCACGCCCGTGGATATTCATGCAAACGCACAGGCCGACAGCAGCGTCGCCTACCAGTATTAA
- a CDS encoding 2-hydroxy-3-oxopropionate reductase, producing MARIGFIGTGIMGKPMAENLQKAGHSLYFSEHHSRAPADLLSSNGTALPSPRAVTEACEFIILMLPDTPQVEEVLFGANGVAEGAAAGKVVIDMSSISPIATKAFAARINETGAEYIDAPVSGGEVGAKAATLTIMVGGSEAAFERAKPLFDAMGKNITLVGGNGDGQTTKVANQIIVALNIQAVSEALLFASKAGADPAKVREALMGGFASSKILEVHGERMVKGTFDPGFKICLHQKDLNLALEGARALKLNLPNTASAQQNFSTCAALGGENWDHSAMIKALEHMANHSIRD from the coding sequence ATGGCACGTATAGGATTTATCGGCACCGGCATCATGGGCAAGCCCATGGCAGAGAACCTGCAGAAAGCAGGCCACAGTCTTTATTTTTCCGAGCATCACTCCAGGGCGCCGGCCGATCTGCTGAGCAGCAACGGCACGGCGCTACCCAGCCCCAGGGCGGTAACGGAAGCATGCGAGTTCATCATCCTGATGCTGCCCGACACCCCCCAGGTTGAAGAGGTGCTGTTCGGCGCCAATGGCGTGGCCGAAGGGGCCGCTGCCGGCAAGGTCGTGATCGACATGAGTTCGATTTCCCCCATCGCCACCAAGGCATTCGCCGCACGCATAAACGAAACGGGCGCCGAGTACATTGATGCGCCGGTCTCCGGCGGTGAAGTCGGCGCCAAGGCGGCGACCCTGACCATCATGGTGGGCGGCAGCGAAGCGGCGTTTGAGCGCGCCAAACCGCTGTTCGATGCCATGGGCAAGAACATCACCCTGGTGGGCGGCAATGGCGACGGCCAGACCACCAAGGTGGCCAACCAGATCATCGTCGCGCTGAACATCCAGGCCGTCTCCGAAGCCCTGCTGTTCGCCTCCAAGGCAGGTGCGGATCCCGCCAAGGTGCGCGAAGCCCTGATGGGCGGCTTTGCGTCGTCCAAGATTCTGGAAGTGCACGGCGAGCGCATGGTCAAGGGCACCTTTGACCCTGGCTTCAAGATCTGCCTGCACCAGAAGGATCTCAACCTGGCCCTCGAAGGCGCCCGGGCGCTCAAGCTGAACCTGCCCAACACCGCCAGCGCCCAGCAGAACTTCAGCACCTGCGCCGCGCTCGGTGGTGAAAACTGGGATCACTCGGCAATGATCAAGGCCCTGGAGCATATGGCCAACCATTCGATCCGGGACTGA